The Thermoproteota archaeon genome contains a region encoding:
- a CDS encoding ABC transporter ATP-binding protein, with product MAEIRVINVRKRFKGTKALDGVNLTAPDGMITAVLGPSGSGKTTLLRVIAGLETPDGGRVYFDGKDVTDTPASGRGVGMVFQDLALFPHMTVLENVSFGLEARGMSEREAEARAREVLEMLRLEGLEHRYPHQLSGGQQQRVAIARALAPDPKILLLDEPFGSLDAKLREELLWEMRRLKEESGFTAIHVTHDQSEAMAIADRLAVMNEGKIVREGGVEEVVGDPQTVFVASFLGANVVELVEVAPGIYGADRLMVRYEEGLGKLRIGFYPEDVRLGEGLLVVVEAVSKWRSGYRVKVRSEFSEGEMEVWLPKVPGRKFEIEVRRWFPLSDTPPQTLP from the coding sequence GTGGCGGAGATAAGGGTAATTAATGTGAGGAAGAGGTTCAAGGGTACCAAGGCACTGGACGGGGTCAACCTTACGGCTCCGGACGGGATGATAACCGCCGTTCTAGGTCCGAGCGGCTCGGGGAAGACGACCTTGCTCAGGGTAATAGCTGGGCTGGAGACGCCGGATGGGGGCAGGGTGTACTTCGACGGGAAGGATGTGACTGATACGCCAGCCTCGGGGAGGGGGGTGGGAATGGTATTCCAAGATCTGGCGCTCTTTCCACACATGACGGTCTTGGAGAACGTGTCTTTCGGGCTGGAGGCCCGAGGAATGTCGGAGAGGGAGGCCGAGGCCAGGGCTAGGGAGGTGCTGGAGATGCTCAGGTTAGAGGGCCTGGAGCACCGCTACCCACATCAACTGTCGGGCGGGCAGCAGCAGAGAGTAGCGATTGCGAGGGCTCTAGCCCCCGATCCCAAGATACTGCTTCTCGACGAGCCCTTCGGCTCGCTGGATGCCAAGCTGAGGGAGGAGCTCCTGTGGGAGATGCGGAGGTTGAAGGAGGAGAGCGGCTTCACCGCAATCCACGTTACCCACGATCAGTCGGAGGCCATGGCTATAGCCGACAGGCTGGCCGTGATGAACGAAGGGAAGATAGTTAGGGAGGGGGGCGTGGAAGAGGTCGTGGGCGACCCTCAAACGGTCTTCGTCGCCTCCTTCCTAGGGGCCAATGTGGTGGAGCTGGTAGAAGTTGCCCCGGGAATCTATGGGGCTGATAGGCTCATGGTCAGGTACGAGGAGGGGTTGGGCAAGCTTAGGATCGGATTCTACCCTGAGGATGTGAGGCTGGGCGAGGGTCTGCTTGTGGTGGTCGAAGCGGTTTCCAAGTGGCGCTCCGGTTACAGGGTGAAGGTAAGATCCGAGTTCTCCGAGGGAGAGATGGAGGTGTGGCTGCCCAAGGTTCCGGGGAGGAAGTTCGAGATAGAGGTGAGGAGGTGGTTCCCCCTCTCTGATACCCCTCCACAAACTCTCCCCTAA
- a CDS encoding AbrB/MazE/SpoVT family DNA-binding domain-containing protein: MEAVVDSKGRIVLPKNVRKKLGLREGDKVIIILERDGIFIKKLEDPEKVLEELLGDLTFSRELRRIAERQALKEVSV; this comes from the coding sequence ATGGAAGCGGTAGTCGATAGTAAGGGAAGAATAGTACTCCCGAAGAACGTGAGGAAGAAGCTCGGCTTGAGAGAGGGCGACAAGGTCATCATCATATTAGAGAGGGATGGTATCTTCATAAAGAAGCTAGAAGATCCGGAAAAAGTGTTGGAGGAGTTGCTAGGTGATCTGACATTCTCTAGGGAACTCAGGAGAATAGCTGAGCGCCAGGCCTTGAAGGAGGTATCTGTGTGA
- a CDS encoding PIN domain-containing protein codes for MIRVLLETGFLVSLNPKDRNHEWAMNLLKRAKDREIKIFISPASLVELSLILKSKGLSEEGINRVLTAMESLITRYVRPAFPDLTFEIVSGATKLRMKYPQLSFFDSIHTATALANDLDYHDLDEVIRDVVKRERE; via the coding sequence GTGATAAGGGTTCTCCTAGAAACGGGCTTCTTAGTCTCCCTGAATCCCAAAGATAGGAACCACGAATGGGCCATGAACCTATTAAAGCGGGCAAAGGATCGCGAGATAAAGATCTTTATTTCCCCTGCATCGCTCGTAGAGCTTTCCTTGATACTGAAGTCCAAGGGGTTATCTGAGGAGGGAATCAACCGCGTTCTCACGGCTATGGAGTCGCTGATAACGAGGTATGTCAGACCAGCCTTCCCTGACCTAACATTCGAGATCGTATCCGGCGCCACCAAGCTGAGAATGAAGTACCCTCAACTTTCCTTCTTCGATTCGATTCACACAGCGACAGCTCTTGCGAACGATCTGGATTATCACGACTTAGATGAGGTTATAAGGGACGTAGTAAAGCGTGAAAGAGAGTGA